A DNA window from Solanum lycopersicum chromosome 3, SLM_r2.1 contains the following coding sequences:
- the LOC101248361 gene encoding putative receptor-like protein kinase At3g47110, which produces MPTSLSNCSQLQLLSLFGNNFDGPVHNEIGRLRNLQTLEIGYNHFTGIIPQEIGNLVNLMDLNMENNQITGSIPISIFNISSLQSLLLWGNNLSGILPRDIGNLTKMQFLNLKKNRFTGEVPKDIRNLVELEEFDVGFNSFSGSLPVEIFNISRLRTIQLSDNNLSGTLPPNIGSTLPDIEILYLASLTNLVGTIPHSISNCSKLTDLELSDNKLSGLIPISLGYLTHLNFLNLWGNNLTSDSFLSFLASLTNCRNLNFLSLSFNPLNAMLPVSVGNFSKSLVKFYAAVCNINGQIPNEVGNLSSLLDLDLSNNNFIGSIPTSTSNLRNLQRLYLNNNKLTGFIGDNLCKLQHLGAIYLGQNQLSGSLPDCLGNVTSLREIHMYSNKFSSNIPTSLGNLKDLMVLNLSSNNMVGSLPPEIGYLKAVTYMDLSMNQFTNGIPREIGGLQNLEILSLRHNKLQGSIPDSFSNMVSLGYLDISHNNISGTIPMSLEKLQYLKYFNVSVNKLYGEIPSGGPFKNLSSQFFISNEALCGLSRFSVPPCPTSSRHRSNRKRLLLLFLLLGIALVLVPIAFLFLWIRYRRGKRSPQRADSLSNTTAERISYYELLHATDSLSESNLIGSGSFGSVYKGVLRSETAIAVKVFNLQLEAAFKSFDTECEVLRSLRHRNLVKVITSCSNLDFKALVLEYMPNGSLEKYLYSHNYFLDIRQRLSIMTDVACALEYLHHGCSLPVIHCDVKPSNVLLDENMVAHLSDFGISKLLGEDESDLYTKTLATFGYIAPEYGLDGLVSIKCDVYSYGIMLLETFTRRKPSEFEGDLNLKQWVSYSLPEAVMNVIDANLVTPMDHRLQKKLDVVASIMKVALDCCVESPATRTNMKDVVGMLQKIKIQLLAC; this is translated from the exons ATGCCTACAAGCTTGTCAAATTGTTCACAACTTCAATTACTGTCTCTATTTGGAAATAATTTTGATGGACCAGTACATAATGAAATTGGAAGATTGAGGAACTTGCAGACATTAGAAATCGGATACAACCATTTCACAG GTATAATTCCACAAGAAATCGGAAATCTTGTTAATTTGATGGACTTAAACATGGAGAATAACCAGATTACCGGCTCTATCCCGATCTCCATATTCAATATATCATCGCTGCAATCATTGTTACTGTGGGGAAACAATCTTAGTGGAATCTTACCACGGGATATTGGCAACTTAACCAAGATGCAATTCTTAAATCTTAAGAAAAATAGGTTTACTG GTGAAGTGCCCAAAGATATAAGAAATCTCGTTGAGTTGGAGGAATTTGATGTTGGGTTTAATAGTTTTAGTGGTTCACTTCCAGTGGAGATCTTCAACATATCACGACTGAGAACAATTCAACTTTCAGACAATAATCTATCAGGAACTCTACCACCAAACATAGGTTCTACCTTACCCGACATTGAAATACTTTATCTCGCTAGCTTAACCAATCTTGTTGGGACTATTCCTCATTCTATCTCCAATTGTTCCAAGCTTACTGATCTAGAACTTTCAGACAACAAACTCAGTGGCTTAATACCCATTTCTCTTGGATATTTGACTCATTTAAACTTCCTAAACTTGTGGGGAAACAATTTAACCAGTGATTCATTTTTAAGCTTCCTCGCTTCCTTAACCAATtgcagaaatttaaattttctttctctGTCTTTCAACCCTCTAAATGCCATGCTTCCGGTCTCGGTAGGGAACTTCTCCAAATCTCTAGTAAAGTTTTATGCCGCTGTTTGCAACATCAACGGTCAGATTCCAAATGAAGTTGGAAACTTAAGCAGCTTATTAGACCTTGATCTTTCTAATAATAACTTCATCGGATCAATTCCTACCTCAACTAGTAACTTGCGAAACCTTCAGCGCCTGTACTTGAACAACAACAAGCTTACGGGATTTATTGGAGATAATTTGTGTAAATTGCAGCATTTGGGTGCGATTTACTTGGGACAAAATCAACTTTCAGGATCTCTTCCTGACTGTTTAGGGAACGTCACTTCCCTTAGAGAGATTCATATGTATTCCAATAAATTCAGTTCCAATATACCAACAAGCTTAGGAAATCTTAAAGATCTAATGGTTCTTAACTTGTCATCAAATAACATGGTTGGTTCTTTACCTCCGGAAATTGGATATCTAAAAGCTGTGACATATATGGATCTGTCAATGAATCAATTCACAAATGGAATTCCTAGAGAAATAGGAGGATTGCAAAATCTGGAGATCCTTTCTTTGAGACACAATAAGTTGCAAGGATCTATACCTGACTCATTCAGCAACATGGTAAGTTTGGGATACCTAGACATTTCACATAATAATATATCGGGAACTATACCCATGTCTTTGGAGAAACTACAATACCTCAAGTATTTCAATGTTTCTGTCAACAAATTGTATGGTGAAATACCCTCAGGGGGTCCTTTCAAGAACCTCTCGAGTCAGTTTTTCATCAGCAATGAAGCATTGTGTGGTTTGTCAAGGTTTAGTGTCCCGCCATGCCCCACTTCATCAAGGCATAGATCAAATAGGAAAAGATTGCTACTTCTATTTCTTTTGCTAGGAATAGCACTTGTATTAGTTCCTATCGCCTTTCTGTTCCTATGGATAAGGTATAGAAGAGGTAAAAGGTCTCCACAACGAGCTGATTCATTGTCTAACACAACAGCAGAAAGAATTTCGTACTATGAACTGCTCCATGCAACTGATTCGCTTAGCGAGAGTAATCTGATTGGTTCTGGAAGTTTTGGCTCTGTCTACAAAGGCGTTCTCAGAAGTGAAACTGCCATTGCAGTTAAAGTGTTCAATCTGCAACTGGAAGCGGCATTCAAGAGTTTTGATACAGAATGTGAAGTTTTGCGCAGCCTTCGCCACAGGAATCTCGTGAAAGTCATCACTAGTTGCTCCAACCTGGATTTTAAGGCTTTAGTTCTCGAGTATATGCCTAATGGAAGTCTTGAAAAGTATTTGTATTCGCACAACTACTTCCTAGACATCAGGCAGAGACTAAGCATTATGACAGATGTCGCATGTGCATTGGAATATCTCCATCATGGGTGCTCGTTACCCGTGATACACTGTGATGTAAAACCTAGTAACGTCTTGCTGGATGAGAATATGGTCGCCCACCTAAGCGACTTTGGTATTTCAAAACTGCTTGGTGAAGATGAGAGCGATTTATACACTAAAACCTTAGCAACATTTGGCTATATAGCACCGG AGTATGGACTGGATGGACTGGTGTCAATAAAATGTGATGTCTACAGTTACGGGATTATGTTGCTGGAAACTTTTACCAGGAGAAAGCCTAGTGAGTTTGAGGGAGATCTTAACTTGAAGCAATGGGTGAGTTATTCACTCCCAGAGGCAGTAATGAACGTTATAGATGCCAATTTGGTAACACCAATGGATCATCGCTTACAGAAGAAGCTAGATGTTGTTGCATCAATCATGAAAGTGGCATTAGATTGTTGTGTTGAATCTCCGGCAACAAGGACAAACATGAAAGATGTTGTAGGGATGCTACAGAAGATCAAGATTCAACTTCTTGCATGCTGA